From the genome of Candidatus Defluviilinea proxima:
AACCGATATTCACGATATCGGCAAGAACATCGTCTCTTCGATGTTGACCGCTGCAGGCTTCGAAGTGACCGATATGGGCGTGGACGTTCCGATCAAATCCATTATTGATAAAGCAGAGGAGATCGATGCACAAATCATTTCCCTGTCGGCTTTGTTGACCACATCCATGCCTTTCATGAAAGACCTCATTCGATTGCTGGACGCACGCGGCATCCGCCAAAAGTATATTGTTCTGGTGGGCGGCGCATCCGTCACCCCCGATTGGGCAAAAGCCATCGGCGCGGATGGCACCGCAAAAAATGCGGCAGACGCGGTGAAACTGGCACGCGAAAAGATGGGCTATACCTCTTAACACAATGTAGGGGCGGAGCAATGCTCCGCCCCTACATGTCATTTATCGGAGAAACACATGCTGAATTATCTTGATATTCTTGATCGCGCGAATGAAGGTCCTTATATTTCTGAAGAGAGTTGGGATCTCGATAAGATCGCCATGACCACCAAACGGCTCGTCAAGAAATACAAACTGGAGTGGAACAAGGAAGACCTCGTCACCGATGACGCTTCTCTTTCCAAAGCGATCTTTGATGCAGGATACGAACTGGCTATAACAGTCGGCGCTTATAGCCGCACGACCGAACGTATTATCGAAATTTCGCAGGATGAGATCGACAACGGCATCCGCAACATGCCACAGTCTGTCATCATGGGCGAAGGTAAAGATGCGCGGACGTTATACGCGCGTCATCTCGACGATGAGCGGGCTCCGTTATTCTTTGGCGGGTCGCCAGGGACGCCTATTCCTGAACGTATTTTTCTCGCGAACGTTCTCTCCTATATGCAGGAGCCTTTAATCGACCTCGCTACCTGCGGCACCTTGGTCGAAGTGGACGGGCGCGAAGTGCGCACGGGTAACCCTATTGAGATCGTTTCGACACGCCGCGAACTGCAATACATGCGTCAGGGACTCAAGCGGGTCGGGCGTGCAGGTATGGGCATGCTAGCGGCGCAATCGAGCGTTTCAGAATTGGGCGATCTTGCGGCGGCGCACCCCGATTATTTACGTAAGTGCGACTCGCACCTCGTGCCGGTCTTGAATGAACTCAAAATGGATCATCGCAATATCTCTCGAGCGGTCAACTCTCTGGAATATGGCATGGTCAATGCATCGCTTCCGTGTGTGATCGTCGGCGGGCTGGGTGGCGGACCTGCTGGTTCAGCAGTGATCAATGTTGCTTCTTATTTAATAGCGAATATCACCTGCCTCGCGGACTATCACATCCTCCACCCCATTCATGTGCGGCACATTGCCACTTCCACACGTGAGGTGTTGTGGGTCATCAATGCCACGGCACAGGCGTTTGCCCGGTATGCACCTTCCATTATCGTTGCTGATATTTATCCCAAATCTGGCTCAGGGACAAAAGAGTTATTATATGAAACGGCCGCCAATGCCATCGTCAATGCAGTGAGCGGAGGCCATCTCGAAGGCTGTGGCGCCGCAGATGGCAATCAGCCCAATTGTTCAGGGTTGGAGGCGCGGTTGATGGCAGAGGTCGCTTTGGCAACACACAGAATGAAAATGTCCAGAAAAGACGCGAATGCTCTTGTCCTCCAGTTATTATCGAAGTATGAACATGTCTTCGCACTGGAAAATGGGAACCCGGGCAAGCCGTTCGATGATGTGTATGATCTGCAAAAGATCGAACCTCGTGATTTCTGGCAGAAGATGTACGAAGAAGTCAAAACGGAATTGAAAGAAATGGGTTTAAAGCTTTAACATCCCAAGGCGTTTTCAGGGAATTATCCCTGATGCAAATCAAATACCCAAAGAAAAGAGAGGAAGAATGCAATGAATACACCCACTATTATCATCATCAATCTCGTTATTCTCGTTGTCCTTGGCCTGATCGCCCGTGTGGTCAAATCTGACCCAACCGGCAAAGGCGGTTTTAATTTCAATTATTCCACTTCTGACCTTGTCATTATGGCCGTGCTCGGTGCCCTCGCCGGTGTCATCAACACCTGGATGGGAAATGTTTGGTACGCCGCCAATACTGTCAGCCCGATCTATGGCGCCGCATTACAAGGCACCTTCATGTGGGCTTACTTGCTGGCGTATTTCCTTGTCCGCAAATCTGGCTCCATGCTCATCATCGGTATCGTCGAAGCCGCTGTGGAAGCCTTGCTCGGTAACCAAGCTGGCTTGAGCACCCTAGGCTGGGGCATCGCACAAGGCATTGGCGCCGAAGTTGTAATGTGGTTCTGCAACTATGGAAAATTTGGCTGGCTGGTCTTCGGTCTCGCTGGCGCTGGCGCATCCCAATTCGGAACGGTCTGGAGCTTCGTTCTCTACGGTTGGAGCTCATTACAAGACTACCTGATTGCCGCACCTATCAATCTCGTATCAGGTTTCATTTTCTCTGGCTTGCTTGGTTTCTTCCTCGGTAAAATGATCGAAAACACCGGGTTGTTACGAGCCACACGGCGCGAATAACGATAGCTGGAGCCTTTGGATTTTTTTGTGACGAGAAACAAAACAACAACTGACAAACCGCTCGTCAAGTTTGATCAGGTCACGTATCAACATTATGGGAAGCCCACGCCTGCACTGGTGGATGTAAATCTAACAGTGCGGCGCGGGTCTTTCACGCTTCTTGTCGGGCCATCGGGCTCAGGCAAGTCCACGTTGTGCATGTTGCTCAATGGGATCATTCCTCAGATCCTCGGTGGTAAGTTAAATGGCACAGTCACCGTGGATGGACACGATGTATCCAATACATCTGTGCAAGAGCTGGCCAAATCCACAGGCATGTTGTTCCAAGACCCTGAGTGGATGTTTGCCACGCTCAAAGTGGAGGATGAGGTCGCTTTTGGACCAGAGAACCTCCGTCGCGAACCTGCTGAAATATTGAAGAGTGTTGAACAATCCCTTGATTATGTAGGGATGGGACATTTGCGCAACAACCTCGTTTGGGCCATGTCCGGCGGTCAGACTCAAAAGTTGGGACTGGCTTCTGTTCTTGCAATGCAGACTCCTCTCATCGTTCTCGATGAACCCACTGCCAACCTCGACCCCGCTACCACCCACTCTGTGCATGAACTTATCCTTCGTCTGCGAGATGAAGGGAAGTCTGTTGTGCTGGTCACAAAAGACCTCGATGAATTCATGGCAGAAGCTGATGACATGATCCTGCTAGCGGATGGACACGTCATTGCACAGGGCGCTCCGCGTGATGTAGTTTCCAAGCACGGGAAGAAAATGTTGGAGCTGGGGGTTTGGCTTCCTGAAACAACAGAGATCGGCTTGCGCTTGAAGGCAGCAGGCAAATCCATAAAGAAGATTCCGATCACAGTGGAAGAAGCCGTTGAAGAGTTTTCCAAGACGCGCTTTAGCGCGCCGCAGGTTACATCCAAAATAGAGAAAAAAGAGAACGTTCTCATCCACGCGCAAAATACCGAGTTCACGTATGGCAATAAGTTCAAAGCCTTACGCGGTGTTTCGTTCGAGATCCGACAAGGCGAGATCGTCGCCATCGTTGGGCAGAACGGTGCAGGGAAGAGCACGCTCAGTAAAATGTTGGTTGGCTTGCTAAGACCAACCAACGGTGAACTTACCATGTTCGGGCGTAAGTCCAAGCAATGGAGAGTACAAGACCTCGCTACACAAATCGCACTCGTCTTTCAAAACCCTGAACATCAATTCCTGTGCGATACCGTCCGTGAGGAGTTGGAATATAGTTTATTAGCACAAGGCATCGACGACAAAACCATCGTCGCTACCCGTGTGCAAGATATGTTGAAACGTCTCGAAATCACTGAGACATCAGACAGCCATCCCTTCTCATTGAGTGCAGGCGCCAAGAGAAGGCTTGGGGTGGCAACCATGCTGATCGCAGGCAGTGCCAGACTTCTCATTGTGGATGAGCCGACCTACGGTCAGGATCGCCGTCTTACAGAAAGTCTGATGAATCTCATCAATAACTTGCGTAAGGAAGGCATCACAGTTCTCATGATCACGCATGACATGCGACTTGTGGATGCGCACATCGAACGAGCCATTGTGATGGCAGACGGACAAAAGATCTTTGATGGAAGTCCTAATTCGCTTTTCAATTCGCCTGACGTGCTGGAACGCGCATCTCTGCGTGCAACCACATTGCGACGGCTGGTAGATGGTCTGCGTGGGCAGGGTGTTTCTGTACCGGATGGTTTGAATACTGTCGATGAATTCATCGGAGCCATGCAATGAGTGAACATTCCCTGCGCTATGTGGATAATGGCTCTTTCTTCACCCGCATTGATGCGTTAAGTAAATTGGTTTGGGTGGTGCTCGTAATTGTGATCACCTTCCAATTACAAGGCAATCTGGCGCGCGCTATGATGCTTGGTGTGCTGATCCTCATCACAATTCTGCTGGCAAGAGTTTCACTCCGAACTGTTTGGCAATCGGCGCCGATCATTCTGATCATGGGCACGTTGCTGTTCGTGGTAAATCTGTTCATCACGCCATCCACATCTTTCATCCATGTTGCGGGATTGACTCTCGGCCAACAAGGGTTTGAGAGAGGCCTTGAACTTTTCCTGCGTATCACGGTTATGGTGTTGGCGTCCTTCATCTTCATCTGGACAACAGACATCCGCGATCTGATGACAGGCCTCGTCCGCATCGGTATGCCGTATCGGTATGCGTTCGCGATCTTTTTGGCGTTGCGCTTCCTCCCCATCGTGCAACAGGAAGTGGACGCGGTCAAAGCCGCGCACGCCATCCGCGGACGTGCCTCGCACTCCCCCATTCGGCATCGCATCCGCTTGTGGCAGAGATATATGTTCACTGTCATTGTGAATAGTTTGCGCAAAGCCGAAAGCACAGCGCTCGCCATCGAGTCGCGCGGCTTCGGTGCCTACCCAGATCGTACGTACATTAAAAGTTTCCGTTGGACGCTCACAGGTATCCTTCTCATCCTGTTGTTCATCGCTTTTTCAGCGTGGTTGATCTTATGGGAACGAAACTTGCTTCCATTTTAGTTAGTCAGATATTGAAACTTTACCCCGCCATACGGCGGGGTTTTTATTTTTTATATTGACCCGTGCAATATCCTACCTTACAATCCACAAGACAAAATTATATACAATACGAGGAACCAACATGGCCCGCTATCGCATCTTTTATTGGAAACATATCCCATCCTCCATCACTGTTGAAGGTGATGGACGCACAGTAAAAAAACAACTCTCGCAAAAGATACAAAATGCGATCGATGCTTATGCCATGGCTGTTGGGATCACATCTTCAGAGGACTACAGCGCGCAATACAAACGCAGTGACTGGATCGAACGTGACGGCTCGCCCGAAGAAGTGGCAGACGCGCTTCTTTCTGAACTGGAAGCTGAGTTCGCCAAAATTGAAATTCCCAAGCGAAATGCGGATTCCGCGTAGGGAACGGCAATTGCCGTCCTCCACAGATCAACCATGACAAAACACAACATCATCCTGCAACCATCAGGCCGCCGCGGACAAGTGGAAGAAGGCACATCTGTCCGTACTGCCGCGCGTGAACTCGGCGTGGACATTGAATCCATTTGTGCAGAGAACGCCACATGTGGCAAGTGCATGGTCCTGGTGGAAGAGGGTCGTTTCGAAAAATACAACATCGACTCAAAGCGTAACAACCTCTCCCCTGTTGGAATAGAAGAACGCTCCTATCTCGAACGTAGACCCAAGTTATTAAAAGATAAAGGTTGGGAGATCGGACAAGTCCGTTTATCGTGCCAGTGCAAGGTCATGGGCGATGTGTTGATCAATGTCCCCGAAGAAAGTCGCGGAAATAAACAGATCGTCCGCAAGAGCGCGAAAGAACGGCACATTGAGATCAAGCCTTCGATCCGGAAATATCTGGTTTCGATGACCCCGCCAAATCTGGAGCGTCCTATTGCAGATTGGGAACGACTCGCCAAGGGACTTGAGACTTCAATGGCGCTGGTACGCGGTACAGAAGAGAAACTTCCACGCTGGTATGAGCTCTCAATTGATTATCAATGCTTGCGCACGTTATCCAAGACCTTGCGCGACGCGAATTGGAACGTGACCGTATCCGTTTGGAACGATAAAGAAGTCATCGCAGTTCAGGCTGGATACCACGAAGACAGCTACGGTGCGGCCGTGGACATTGGCTCGACAACGGTTGCCTTGTATTTGTGTAATCTTCGCACGGGCGAATTGCTTGCGGCTGAATCCGAGATGAATCCGCAGATCGTGTACGGTGAGGATGTAATGTCCCGTATTCAGTACACGATTGAGCATGAAGATGGTTTGGAGAAATTACACAAGGCGATCATCTCCACACTGAATACTTTGTTGAAACAAGCGGTGAAGACGGCAAATACGTCATTGCGAGCGCACGTTGCGAAGCAATCTCCTAGGAACGAAGGCAAGATTGCTTCGGGCAAAGAGCAAGAGCGCCCTCGCAATGACATAAAAGTAGATGAAATATTGGAAATGGTTTTGGTAGGCAACTCCACTATGCACCATATTCTATTAAACTTACACCCCAAGGACTTGGGACTTGCGCCGTTCGTGCCAGCTATCCATGAGTCAGTGGATATCAAAGCGCGAGAGTTGGGATTACACATCAATGCATCTGGGAACATTCACATCCTCCCCACCATTGCATCCTTTGTGGGCGCGGATACAAGCGCTGTTATCCTTGCAGAAGAACCGCACAAGCAGGATGAGAACTGGCTATTGATCGATGTAGGCACAAATGCAGAGCTCGTGCTCGGCAATCGCAAGCGTTTGATGTGTACATCCACACCGACAGGTCCCGCACTCGAAGGCGCGCATGTGGAGTACGGTATGCGAGCTGCGCCCGGTGCCATTGAACGAGTCCACATTGACGAAACGACGCTTGAGCCAAAGTACAAAGTCATCGGCGTGGACGGTTGGAACACAGACCACGCTGAATTCAAAGGTCAGGTCAAAGGGATATGTGGATCCGCGATCATCGATGCGGTGGCAGAATTGTTCCGGGCGCAGATCATAGATTCTCGGGGCAGATTCAAAAAAGAGCTAAAGTCGAAGCGTGTGCGAGAGGGAGAAACCGGCTGGGAGTATGTCATTGCCTGGGCGGAGGAAACATCCATTGGAAGAGACATTCCCATCACTCAACAGGATGTAAGGCAGATACAATTGGCGAAAGCCGCGTTGTTCGTGGCGGCGCGTACATTGTTGAAGCGCAGTAAACTACAAGCGCCTGATAAAATTATTTTGGCGGGTGGCTTCGGAAGTTATATTGATAAAGAGAAGGCGATGTTGATCGGCTTGATCCCTGATTGCGTGTTGGAGAATGTGTACGCGGTCGGGAATGCAGCGGGTGATGGCGCGCGCATCGCGTTGCTGAATGTGGAGAAACGCAACGAGATCGATTCCGTGACACGACAGGTGGAACGGTTTGAATTGCCCACTGACCCCGATTTTCAAAACGAGTTTATGCTTGCAACGAGTTTCCCGCATATGAACGAACCATTCGAGCATATTGCGCATTTGATCCCGCATCGTACAGTGGACCCAATTGCGAAGAATTTTATGAAATGATTTTGTAGGGATGGGCAGCTACCCATCCCTACGGAGGAAACAATGAACAAATTTCTTGAACGATTGAATAGCGGCGAGATCCTGGTTGCCGATGGCGCAACGGGATCGAATTTGCAAAGGATGGGGCTCAAGCCGGGCAAGCCGCCCGAAGACCTCATCATCGACGACCCTGATATTCTCTTGAAGCTTGAGTCGTCGTTTGTGGAGGCAGGCTCGGACATCATCCTAACCTGCACCTTCGGCGGAACTCGTATGCGGATGAAAGACTCGCAATATCAGGACCGTGCCCCGGAAGTGAACATCCGCGCGGCAGAGCTTGCCCGTAAAGCCGCCTCAAAACGGACCGATGTGCTGGTCGCTGGTTCGATGGGCCCGGTCGGTGCTTTGCTCAAACCCTACGGCACGCTCGACGAGGCAGAGGTCCAAGCGACGTTTGCAGAGCAGGCGAAAGCCCTTGCCGATGGTGGCGTGGACTTCCTGCTCATCGAAACAATGTTCGCATTCGAAGAGACGAACGCCGCATTTGCCGGTGCCCGTTCCGCCACAGACCTCCCCATCGTGGTTTCGTTCAGCTACGACCGAGGCACGCGCACGATGATGGGCATCAAACCCAAAGACGTTATCAAGAAGTACAGCGAGTTGGGCGCTACACTTATTGGTGCAAACTGTGGGACAACGCTGGAGAACATGGAAGCCGTGGTCAAGGAATATGTGGAGGCTGTTCCTAACTTCCCGCTGTGGATCAAGCCAAATGCGGGCGTCCCACACATGGATATTGAGACCGAGCAAGGTGTATACGATATGACACCCGAAGACATGGGAAATTACGCAAAGAAGTATGTCGCTTTGGGCGCAAAGGTCGTGGGTGGTTGTTGCGGAAACACGCCGGAGCATATCGCGGCCATCGTAAAGGCTGTAAAATAATTTTGTAGGGGCGGGTCTAAGTCTAAGACCCGCCCCTACACGTTTAATATGCGTGAACAAATCCTTTCTTTATTAGCTGGCCAAAAAACAGGCGCTATTCCTACCTTCAGTGGATTGATCCACATCACGACCGAAGGATTGAAACGTGAGGGATTGTCTTTGCATGAAGTCCATCATGATGCAGAGAAGATGGCGCATGCGGCGGCAAGTACATTTAAGTTGACTGGAATGTCATCTGCGACACTTCCGTTGGATCTGTGTGCACCTGCTGAGGCGTTGGGGTCAGATTTGAACTTTTATGAAGATGGGAGAGATCAGTTTCCGCAGGTCAAGAGGGTGATATTCGACTCGTGTAAAAGTTTAATCGCAGAATTCCCTGAGAATGCTGAGATTTCTAAGTTGGGGCGAATCAAAATTATTTGCGAAGCAATGCGGTTAGTGAAAGAAGATATTGGAAAGGGTATTGTTATTTCAGGGTTGATCCCCGGGCCGTATACATTGTTACTATATCTTTGCAATGTGACGAACATGGTCGTTGAAATGAAAAAGGAACCGCAGGTTGTTCTCGATGCACTTTTGCATCTCTCTTCGTTCCTTGCGAAGATCGGTAAAGCGTATCACGATGCAGGCGCGGACTTTATCACCATCCACGATATGGGAGGGTCGGCTGGATTTGTGGGGCCATCCGTATATGAGCGTTTCGTGTTCCCTGCTGAAAAGAGCCTGATCGAGCAATTGCCCAAGCCAAGTGTATTGTCAGTGTGTGGGAGGATGGACAAGGCTTTACATCTTCTGTCACAAACAGGCGCGAATGCATTCTCAGTGGATCATACGACGGATATCCAGTCTGCGCGTGAGGTTTTGAAAGATACATTGCTGTTCGGGAATATCGACCCTGTTGAAATACTTTGGCAGGGAGACGAGGCCCGTATCGCTGAGGCAGTTGTCGGTGCGAAAGAGGCGGGCGTAGACGCAATCTGGCCAGGCTGTGATCTGGTCCCATCTACGCCAATCCAAAATATAAAAGCGCTTTGCTAAAGACGAACATACTATAATTGACGCATGCCATCATTCCGTCTTACTGAAAAACATATCCCACTTCTTTTTGTCATCATCACTATCCTTGCTTATGGACTTCTCGTCCCGTTCACCGGCTTCTATTGGGATGACTGGCCTTTCTCTTGGCTCGCAAGATTTTTAGGTCCCGCTGAATTTTTACCGGCATTCATTGGCATTCGTCCGTTTCTGATACCGATCTTTTTTGTGACGACGAGTCTCGTCCCGCCGGTTCCCATCTATTGGCAAATCTTCGCCCTCGTCATACGCGTCATTGCCGGACTTTCAGCCTGGTTCGCCCTAAAAAATGTTTGGCCACGCTTCAAGTTTCAAACCCTGATTGCATCGTTGTTGTTTTTGGTCTTTCCCGCATACAGCCAGCACTGGGTGGCATACACACACATCAATCAGGAGTGGATTGCATTCATCCTGTATCTACTTTCGATGGGCCTGACTTTCAGAGCCATTCGTAATCCACACAAATCAAAAGCGTATACGGTCTATGCCCTTCTCTTGATGTTTGAAGGTCTATTCGCAACTGAATACACTCTCGGCATGGAACCCCTGCGCTTTCTTTTTATATGGGTGATCCTTTCAGAGGAGATCACGGATTTAAAGAGAAGCTTCCTCAAAGCCTTGCGGACATGGCTCCCCTATCTGGGTATCTGGCTTTTGAACGGTGTGTGGCTGGCTTGGTATTACAGTAGAGGGTACAACGCTTACGATGTTGAGATCATCAACAAATCTCATACCAATTTTTTTCTGGTTTTCGGCGAAGCAGTTTGGAAGGCAGGATTATACGCGTGGGCACAGGTGCTTGTATTGGTATCTAAGGCCATCACCTCCCCATCCTCTATTTTAACTGTCGCGCTAATCGGCTTGAGCTTTATCATTCTATTCCTCATTATCAAAAAGTTTTCCGATTCCCAGCCTATTACAAGAACAACCTATCTTCAATTTATTTTGATCGGTCTGATCGGCCTTATACTGGGGCGCGTCCCTTCACTAGCGGCAGGGTTGCCATTCCGGTTACAGTCCAGTTTTGACCGGTTTGCCATTTCGATGATGCTCGGAGGGAGTCTATTCATTCTTGGGCTTGTCGAATGGCTGGTCAAAAATCCGCGTTTGAAAGTGTATACCTTTGTGTTGTTGATCTCACTAGGTGTGGGGCAACAGTTCTTCAATGGGAACATCTTCCGCCGTGATTGGGAGCGGCAACAGGAGATCTTCTGGCAGATGAAATGGCGGATGCCGTCCCTCGAGCCGAACACCCTGCTTCTCTCCAACGAGATCGCCGTTGACTACGAAAGCGATATTTCCTTGATGGGCCCCATCAACTGGATCTACGAACCAGACTATAAAAGAGGCAACCTACATTATTTACTCTTGTATCCCAAGAATCGGCTCGGCGGTACGCTCCCTTCACTCGAACCAAATACAAAGGTGGAATTCAAACTCCGCACTGAAACTTACTATGGCAACACGTCACAAGCGGTTGTGTTCTACATGCCAGAGAATGGATGTCTGCGTGTGCTCGATCCTCAATTGGGCGATCAGGAAACCTATAACAATGTGCTTGGAGAAATCACCAAGGTCGTCCCTCTTTCCGATACATCGCTTATTCATGGAGATGAACTGGAACCTGCCGAATTCCTCGCGAAGCCAGATATAAGCTGGTGTTATTACTATACAAAAGCAGAGCTTGCTCGTCAATTCAAAGACTGGGATCAGATCCTATCGCTGGAAAAGGAAGCAAAACAAAACGGATTTGAGACAGACGACCCCTTCGACCAACTGCCGTTTATCGAAGCAAATGCAATGAAGGGCAACTTTGATGCGGCAAAAAAACTTTCAACACGCGCGATCAAGGATAATGCACAAGTACGCGTCGGGGTGTGCAAGGTTTGGGAGCGGGTGCAAGCTGAAGGTCCAGAGGGAGACGAGGCGAAAACAAACGTTTCAGGTGCATTGCACGAATTCCAATGCACGAAATAACATCCCTCCAATATCCCACTACATAACTTGACGCGCTAACTCGGATGTGCTACCATCCCTAAAACTTTTGTTCGATACTGAGGAGAAATCTATGTCACGTACGAATCGAGGCAAGGTTATTGTCTCAACATTGCTTTTGGTTGCGGTTCTGTTATCTTCCTGTGAACAGCCGTACTCCACACAACCTGCTGTCACCAACACACCATTGGATCCCAACAGCTTTTTCACTACCCCAATTGCTCAGCAACCGGATAGCATGAGTGACGTGGAAAAATTTACAACGCAAACCGCTCTCGCCAGTACGCCGGGTGCGGTTGTGCCTAGCGCTACAGTGGGCACTCCTGTGGCAGGCGCACCTACCACAACTGCCACGCCAGCAATCGCTCTCAACCCCACATTCACTGCCACACAGGCAGTTGTGGTGGTGCCGACTTCTACATCTGCGCCTGTTTCATCAGGTGCAAAACCCGGCACGTATGTGTTGAAGAACGGTGAATTCCCTTACTGTATCGCACGTCGTTTCAATGTTGACCCCGATGCATTGCTTTCTCTCAGTGGGTTAAGCAGTGCCAGCGCAGATAGTCTCTCTGCAGGGACTGTTCTAACCATCCCACAAAGCGGCTCGTTCCCCGGCAGTCGTGCGCTCGCCTCACACCCCACCACATACACTGTCGCATCCAGCGATGAGACCGTTTACGGAGTGGCGTGCAAATTCGGCGATATTGAGCCATCAGCTATTGCACAGGCCAATAATATTTCTGTGGATGCATCTTTGACCGCAGGCCAAAGCTTACAGATCCCATAATTATCGAGACACCGTAATATAAAAGCCCGGGCAATGC
Proteins encoded in this window:
- a CDS encoding ECF transporter S component, translated to MNTPTIIIINLVILVVLGLIARVVKSDPTGKGGFNFNYSTSDLVIMAVLGALAGVINTWMGNVWYAANTVSPIYGAALQGTFMWAYLLAYFLVRKSGSMLIIGIVEAAVEALLGNQAGLSTLGWGIAQGIGAEVVMWFCNYGKFGWLVFGLAGAGASQFGTVWSFVLYGWSSLQDYLIAAPINLVSGFIFSGLLGFFLGKMIENTGLLRATRRE
- a CDS encoding homocysteine S-methyltransferase family protein, whose product is MNKFLERLNSGEILVADGATGSNLQRMGLKPGKPPEDLIIDDPDILLKLESSFVEAGSDIILTCTFGGTRMRMKDSQYQDRAPEVNIRAAELARKAASKRTDVLVAGSMGPVGALLKPYGTLDEAEVQATFAEQAKALADGGVDFLLIETMFAFEETNAAFAGARSATDLPIVVSFSYDRGTRTMMGIKPKDVIKKYSELGATLIGANCGTTLENMEAVVKEYVEAVPNFPLWIKPNAGVPHMDIETEQGVYDMTPEDMGNYAKKYVALGAKVVGGCCGNTPEHIAAIVKAVK
- a CDS encoding energy-coupling factor transporter transmembrane protein EcfT encodes the protein MSEHSLRYVDNGSFFTRIDALSKLVWVVLVIVITFQLQGNLARAMMLGVLILITILLARVSLRTVWQSAPIILIMGTLLFVVNLFITPSTSFIHVAGLTLGQQGFERGLELFLRITVMVLASFIFIWTTDIRDLMTGLVRIGMPYRYAFAIFLALRFLPIVQQEVDAVKAAHAIRGRASHSPIRHRIRLWQRYMFTVIVNSLRKAESTALAIESRGFGAYPDRTYIKSFRWTLTGILLILLFIAFSAWLILWERNLLPF
- a CDS encoding corrinoid protein, with the translated sequence MSENTYLQAITNAVIDGEAEDAADATNAALSANIDPLEILNTGLMNGADEVGKRFERNEYFLPELMLAGRALKGAMEVVKPVLLEKYSGAESKVKGRVVSATVQTDIHDIGKNIVSSMLTAAGFEVTDMGVDVPIKSIIDKAEEIDAQIISLSALLTTSMPFMKDLIRLLDARGIRQKYIVLVGGASVTPDWAKAIGADGTAKNAADAVKLAREKMGYTS
- a CDS encoding monomethylamine:corrinoid methyltransferase, whose translation is MLNYLDILDRANEGPYISEESWDLDKIAMTTKRLVKKYKLEWNKEDLVTDDASLSKAIFDAGYELAITVGAYSRTTERIIEISQDEIDNGIRNMPQSVIMGEGKDARTLYARHLDDERAPLFFGGSPGTPIPERIFLANVLSYMQEPLIDLATCGTLVEVDGREVRTGNPIEIVSTRRELQYMRQGLKRVGRAGMGMLAAQSSVSELGDLAAAHPDYLRKCDSHLVPVLNELKMDHRNISRAVNSLEYGMVNASLPCVIVGGLGGGPAGSAVINVASYLIANITCLADYHILHPIHVRHIATSTREVLWVINATAQAFARYAPSIIVADIYPKSGSGTKELLYETAANAIVNAVSGGHLEGCGAADGNQPNCSGLEARLMAEVALATHRMKMSRKDANALVLQLLSKYEHVFALENGNPGKPFDDVYDLQKIEPRDFWQKMYEEVKTELKEMGLKL
- a CDS encoding DUF4445 domain-containing protein, with the translated sequence MTKHNIILQPSGRRGQVEEGTSVRTAARELGVDIESICAENATCGKCMVLVEEGRFEKYNIDSKRNNLSPVGIEERSYLERRPKLLKDKGWEIGQVRLSCQCKVMGDVLINVPEESRGNKQIVRKSAKERHIEIKPSIRKYLVSMTPPNLERPIADWERLAKGLETSMALVRGTEEKLPRWYELSIDYQCLRTLSKTLRDANWNVTVSVWNDKEVIAVQAGYHEDSYGAAVDIGSTTVALYLCNLRTGELLAAESEMNPQIVYGEDVMSRIQYTIEHEDGLEKLHKAIISTLNTLLKQAVKTANTSLRAHVAKQSPRNEGKIASGKEQERPRNDIKVDEILEMVLVGNSTMHHILLNLHPKDLGLAPFVPAIHESVDIKARELGLHINASGNIHILPTIASFVGADTSAVILAEEPHKQDENWLLIDVGTNAELVLGNRKRLMCTSTPTGPALEGAHVEYGMRAAPGAIERVHIDETTLEPKYKVIGVDGWNTDHAEFKGQVKGICGSAIIDAVAELFRAQIIDSRGRFKKELKSKRVREGETGWEYVIAWAEETSIGRDIPITQQDVRQIQLAKAALFVAARTLLKRSKLQAPDKIILAGGFGSYIDKEKAMLIGLIPDCVLENVYAVGNAAGDGARIALLNVEKRNEIDSVTRQVERFELPTDPDFQNEFMLATSFPHMNEPFEHIAHLIPHRTVDPIAKNFMK
- a CDS encoding virulence factor, coding for MARYRIFYWKHIPSSITVEGDGRTVKKQLSQKIQNAIDAYAMAVGITSSEDYSAQYKRSDWIERDGSPEEVADALLSELEAEFAKIEIPKRNADSA
- a CDS encoding energy-coupling factor ABC transporter ATP-binding protein, with the protein product MTRNKTTTDKPLVKFDQVTYQHYGKPTPALVDVNLTVRRGSFTLLVGPSGSGKSTLCMLLNGIIPQILGGKLNGTVTVDGHDVSNTSVQELAKSTGMLFQDPEWMFATLKVEDEVAFGPENLRREPAEILKSVEQSLDYVGMGHLRNNLVWAMSGGQTQKLGLASVLAMQTPLIVLDEPTANLDPATTHSVHELILRLRDEGKSVVLVTKDLDEFMAEADDMILLADGHVIAQGAPRDVVSKHGKKMLELGVWLPETTEIGLRLKAAGKSIKKIPITVEEAVEEFSKTRFSAPQVTSKIEKKENVLIHAQNTEFTYGNKFKALRGVSFEIRQGEIVAIVGQNGAGKSTLSKMLVGLLRPTNGELTMFGRKSKQWRVQDLATQIALVFQNPEHQFLCDTVREELEYSLLAQGIDDKTIVATRVQDMLKRLEITETSDSHPFSLSAGAKRRLGVATMLIAGSARLLIVDEPTYGQDRRLTESLMNLINNLRKEGITVLMITHDMRLVDAHIERAIVMADGQKIFDGSPNSLFNSPDVLERASLRATTLRRLVDGLRGQGVSVPDGLNTVDEFIGAMQ